From the Candidatus Zixiibacteriota bacterium genome, one window contains:
- the waaF gene encoding lipopolysaccharide heptosyltransferase II, with the protein MDLHHVRKVVIRFPNWLGDCIMASPLIGALHDSFPEWKISLAIRPQFVSLFANDPRLEEVIALDDKGGRFRLFRYFPIAEQVSKRGFELALILPESFSSAFIFYLAGLPLTLGYRGDLRSFMLRQTIPHPENVIHRTKKYLNFVNVLGGKLDKQYHPRIYSSEDHKNQAERLTRGIEDYVVINPFSRAPSRRWGKQKYAELASRIKAELDLNIVFSGAPDEAGVIDEVGRMAGVDYLNIAGKSDLMTSYEIMKNARVYVGNDSGGAHLAASSGTYTLSISGADDPDETRPLAKHGKVVRGDLPCMPCVKNICPRKDIPNECMQVVDVEQVFSAVREASDE; encoded by the coding sequence ATGGATTTACACCATGTTCGCAAAGTTGTAATCCGCTTCCCCAACTGGCTGGGTGACTGTATCATGGCATCTCCTCTGATCGGGGCTTTGCATGACAGCTTCCCGGAATGGAAGATCAGTTTAGCAATCCGACCCCAGTTCGTTTCACTGTTTGCGAACGATCCCCGTCTCGAAGAAGTGATCGCACTCGATGACAAGGGCGGACGTTTCCGGCTGTTTCGATACTTTCCGATTGCCGAACAGGTCTCAAAACGTGGTTTCGAACTGGCACTTATACTGCCGGAATCGTTTTCCTCGGCCTTTATCTTTTACCTGGCCGGACTGCCACTCACGCTCGGTTACCGGGGGGATCTGCGATCATTCATGTTGAGGCAGACGATTCCGCATCCTGAAAATGTGATTCATCGTACAAAAAAATATCTCAATTTTGTCAATGTACTGGGCGGAAAGCTTGACAAGCAGTATCATCCGAGGATATACTCCAGCGAGGATCATAAAAATCAGGCCGAGCGGCTAACTCGCGGAATAGAAGATTACGTGGTAATTAATCCCTTCAGCCGGGCGCCCTCGCGTCGCTGGGGAAAACAGAAGTACGCCGAGCTGGCTTCCCGCATCAAAGCTGAACTGGATTTGAACATTGTTTTCAGTGGTGCGCCGGATGAAGCTGGTGTGATCGATGAAGTCGGGCGAATGGCTGGTGTGGATTATCTCAATATCGCCGGGAAAAGTGACCTGATGACATCTTACGAGATCATGAAGAATGCTCGTGTTTATGTCGGCAATGATTCCGGTGGAGCCCACCTGGCAGCATCCTCAGGGACTTATACGCTTTCGATATCTGGTGCTGATGATCCCGATGAGACCCGGCCATTGGCAAAGCATGGCAAAGTTGTTCGTGGCGATTTGCCCTGTATGCCCTGCGTTAAGAATATTTGTCCGCGCAAAGATATTCCCAATGAGTGTATGCAGGTCGTGGATGTAGAGCAGGTGTTTTCGGCTGTCCGGGAGGCATCTGATGAGTAA
- a CDS encoding LPXTG cell wall anchor domain-containing protein: MIEIRTSKFLFAFISCLLMILFLSNSSRAWHFNIEAPTEDLKRRTELALNQSEAELRRLLGRSFEDTLRVFIAEDRYDFDTAAFGHLPDWGVGVAIPSRNYISVLSPIKENFRLPFEEVLRHELAHIALHKRVDGNPVPRFLNEGFAMMFAHQWSFSDDLTLAKASFTASTMTLKEIDYVNLLNPSQAQIAYSQSYQAVKFFIDTFGTEAFHKLLDGFKNGLDYDRAFRSVIGSDFASFDNLFAKHLNKHYHWIMIFTDPWLLWIGLALILILGFLLIRKRRKDIYKKWEEEEKYQSTDFDYEESSPWD, encoded by the coding sequence GTGATCGAAATCAGAACGAGTAAGTTCCTGTTTGCGTTTATTTCGTGCCTGCTCATGATACTGTTCTTGTCGAATTCATCCCGGGCCTGGCACTTCAATATTGAAGCTCCCACCGAGGACTTGAAAAGGCGGACCGAACTGGCATTAAACCAGTCTGAAGCAGAACTCCGCCGGCTTCTGGGGCGGTCATTCGAAGACACCCTGCGTGTATTTATCGCTGAGGATCGCTACGATTTCGACACCGCCGCGTTTGGGCATCTCCCGGACTGGGGCGTCGGGGTGGCGATACCATCACGAAATTATATCTCGGTTTTATCGCCGATCAAAGAGAACTTCCGTCTGCCGTTTGAGGAGGTTCTGCGCCATGAGCTGGCCCATATCGCCCTTCACAAAAGAGTCGACGGCAATCCCGTTCCCCGGTTCTTGAACGAGGGTTTCGCCATGATGTTTGCTCATCAGTGGAGCTTCAGTGATGACCTGACTCTGGCCAAGGCCAGTTTCACTGCCTCAACGATGACATTGAAGGAAATCGACTATGTCAACCTGCTCAATCCCTCGCAGGCGCAGATAGCTTATTCCCAGTCATACCAGGCGGTGAAATTCTTCATTGACACATTCGGAACGGAAGCCTTTCATAAGCTTCTGGACGGTTTTAAAAACGGTCTGGATTACGACCGGGCGTTCAGGTCCGTAATCGGGAGTGATTTCGCCTCTTTTGATAATCTGTTTGCAAAACATCTCAACAAGCATTATCATTGGATCATGATTTTTACTGATCCGTGGTTGCTCTGGATCGGACTTGCGCTGATTCTGATTCTCGGTTTTCTGCTGATTCGAAAACGGCGCAAGGATATCTATAAGAAGTGGGAAGAGGAGGAGAAGTACCAGAGCACCGATTTCGACTATGAAGAATCTTCTCCATGGGATTGA
- a CDS encoding AsmA family protein, producing the protein MSKGRKVIVWILASLVVLVLVAFAAVKIFFPADKVSRMIVENLQESLQRPVSIEKTSVSIWGGIGLVVENLEVKNLPGFKRENFFQLDKLDVKVKFWPLLGGDIEFSRIGLNDLTANLEKNSAGVLNFSDLGEHEQKEVTPETGASSVPFLFDQLSVGQASINYYDDSTGTQLSLRGIDLSSKMTRNAYDKTLSALGDLSVDSLIIEDTSGVLDFPHLDLTADLHLTLSEQDELLLIDRIQIELSDMEGLLDGRIENLFSAPDVEVNFRSKRFTVEDLLSLLPEKVLASLEGIESTGEMFASASLKGIPGKAGALDFDARLSVDRISVSMPDIRGDLVVEAGELNIKQKAANLLFNNCTFAGEPISINVFVKNIFEPVINADLSLTVNFNSFEDYSAEIKKLSGRAYLTCNLYSDIQKLETTRLDGGLVVEDFRLYHDKLTQPVEEIELDCEFKQKHIEIKSMEAEIGSSSFKLDGRMSDIVPYLADPQNATVKPDINFKLNSPYLNLDELITLVKIDSTQFEKESPAEDSLSAKMMTDITAMGELDIKRAVYALVEIDNFKGFLDFRDNVLHLEQAEAKVYQGDLNGEVIVDYENPENPQFMLDFKADRMNLNSAMTRVTPLDDVIFGEANLSSSFSGKIGDPAEVLRQLTANGEMLVSDGELKNFPLLKQITDKLGFKAYESSEFRDLQSRFKVEDGRVKLDDLKFSMGQSNWTFDGSVGFDGSLDYDVAIELPNSMVSGSGLLSDLDSFLGGGDKRLTIPIHLGGNYNSPQIKVDRSKLLESADKKIKDKGKDLLDNLLKQD; encoded by the coding sequence GTGTCTAAGGGAAGAAAAGTTATAGTATGGATACTGGCCAGCTTGGTTGTGCTGGTACTGGTGGCATTCGCCGCTGTCAAGATATTCTTTCCGGCCGATAAGGTCAGCCGGATGATCGTTGAAAACCTGCAGGAATCACTTCAAAGACCGGTCTCAATCGAGAAAACTTCGGTCTCGATCTGGGGCGGAATCGGTTTGGTGGTCGAAAACCTCGAGGTCAAAAACCTTCCCGGTTTCAAACGGGAGAACTTTTTTCAACTGGACAAGCTGGATGTTAAAGTTAAATTCTGGCCCCTTTTGGGGGGAGATATCGAGTTCAGCCGGATCGGATTAAACGACCTCACCGCCAACCTGGAGAAGAACAGCGCCGGGGTTCTTAATTTCTCCGATCTCGGCGAACATGAACAAAAAGAAGTCACACCCGAAACCGGCGCATCATCGGTACCGTTTCTATTCGATCAACTATCGGTCGGGCAGGCTTCGATAAATTATTACGATGATTCCACGGGCACACAGTTATCTCTGCGCGGGATTGACCTGTCCAGCAAAATGACCCGCAATGCTTATGACAAAACCCTCAGCGCTCTTGGCGATTTGTCAGTCGACAGCCTGATTATCGAAGATACTTCCGGGGTGCTGGATTTTCCTCATCTTGACCTGACCGCGGATTTGCACCTGACCTTAAGCGAACAGGATGAACTGCTTTTAATCGACCGGATTCAAATCGAACTCTCGGACATGGAGGGGCTTTTAGATGGTCGAATCGAAAACCTGTTTTCTGCACCTGATGTCGAAGTGAACTTTCGCAGTAAACGATTCACGGTCGAAGATCTGTTGAGCCTTCTGCCGGAGAAAGTGCTGGCTTCGCTGGAAGGGATTGAAAGTACCGGAGAAATGTTTGCCTCGGCCAGCCTCAAGGGGATTCCCGGTAAAGCGGGAGCGCTCGATTTCGATGCCCGCCTGTCTGTCGACCGGATCAGTGTATCCATGCCGGATATCAGGGGTGACCTGGTGGTCGAAGCGGGAGAACTCAACATAAAGCAGAAAGCGGCCAACCTGTTGTTTAATAATTGCACTTTTGCGGGCGAGCCCATATCTATCAACGTCTTTGTAAAAAATATATTTGAACCGGTGATCAATGCGGACTTGTCGCTGACTGTCAACTTTAACTCGTTTGAAGATTATTCAGCCGAGATCAAAAAGCTCAGCGGGAGGGCTTACCTGACCTGCAATCTCTATTCAGATATTCAGAAATTAGAGACCACTCGTCTTGATGGTGGTCTGGTGGTGGAAGATTTCAGGCTCTACCATGATAAACTCACTCAGCCGGTGGAGGAGATCGAGCTGGATTGCGAATTCAAGCAAAAACATATTGAAATCAAATCCATGGAGGCTGAAATTGGTTCATCTTCATTTAAGCTCGATGGCCGCATGTCGGATATAGTACCGTACCTGGCCGATCCCCAAAATGCGACTGTTAAGCCGGATATAAACTTCAAGCTGAATTCTCCCTATCTCAACCTGGACGAGTTGATCACCCTGGTTAAAATCGACAGTACTCAATTCGAAAAAGAATCCCCCGCAGAGGACAGCCTGTCGGCGAAGATGATGACGGATATTACCGCTATGGGTGAACTCGATATCAAACGGGCTGTTTATGCACTGGTTGAAATCGATAATTTCAAGGGCTTTCTGGATTTTCGCGACAACGTTCTTCATCTCGAACAGGCCGAAGCGAAAGTCTACCAGGGGGACCTGAACGGGGAAGTGATAGTTGACTACGAAAACCCGGAGAACCCTCAGTTCATGCTCGACTTCAAAGCCGATCGCATGAATCTCAACAGTGCCATGACCCGGGTAACTCCTCTCGATGATGTCATCTTTGGTGAAGCTAACCTGTCGTCATCGTTCTCCGGTAAAATCGGCGATCCGGCCGAAGTTCTCAGGCAGTTGACCGCTAACGGAGAGATGCTGGTTTCCGATGGTGAGCTGAAGAATTTTCCGCTTTTGAAACAGATCACTGACAAACTCGGTTTTAAAGCTTATGAGAGCTCTGAGTTTCGCGATCTGCAGAGCCGTTTTAAAGTAGAGGACGGCAGGGTGAAGCTGGACGATCTGAAGTTTTCGATGGGGCAGTCCAACTGGACTTTCGATGGGTCCGTTGGATTTGACGGCAGTCTCGACTATGATGTGGCGATTGAACTGCCAAACAGCATGGTTTCTGGCTCCGGGCTGTTATCAGATCTGGACTCGTTTCTGGGAGGTGGCGATAAACGACTGACCATACCGATTCATCTCGGTGGAAACTATAACAGTCCCCAAATAAAAGTTGATCGTTCAAAGCTTCTGGAATCTGCCGATAAGAAGATAAAGGACAAAGGTAAGGACTTGCTGGATAACTTGTTGAAACAAGACTGA
- the mnmA gene encoding tRNA 2-thiouridine(34) synthase MnmA: MVKKTVAVAMSGGVDSTLAALLLKQQGFHVIGLTMKLWEYDRVGGELPRASSCCNIELVENARAVCARYDIPHYVLDMSKDFEESVIADFVTEYQQGRTPNPCVVCNTRIKWDLLLRKAQSMGADYLATGHYAQVEFNSRNNRWILKKGLDQKRDQSYFLWGLKQDALAKTLFPLGKLTKKRVRQLSRENDLRTAETPESREICFVTDDNYRRFLSDYAGIESNPGPVYDEDGKQVGEHKGVTAYTVGQRRGLNIALGYPVYVKKIDPENNAIHICRGDNIKSASFMAGSVNWVSTAPPAGEITCKVKIRYTTREFEATLAPGDNDNLQVRLVEPASAVTPGQSAVFYSQDVVLAGGIIHEVH; encoded by the coding sequence TTGGTTAAAAAGACTGTGGCGGTTGCCATGTCCGGCGGGGTCGATTCCACCCTGGCCGCACTGCTTCTGAAACAGCAGGGTTTTCATGTAATCGGTCTGACAATGAAACTCTGGGAGTATGACAGGGTGGGCGGAGAATTGCCCCGGGCTTCATCCTGTTGCAATATCGAGCTGGTCGAAAACGCGCGCGCCGTCTGTGCCCGCTATGATATACCTCATTATGTGCTGGATATGTCGAAGGATTTCGAAGAATCGGTAATCGCCGATTTCGTGACTGAATATCAGCAGGGACGCACTCCAAATCCCTGCGTGGTTTGCAACACCCGCATCAAGTGGGACCTGCTGTTGCGGAAAGCACAGTCGATGGGTGCCGATTACCTGGCTACCGGCCATTACGCACAGGTCGAGTTCAACTCGCGCAACAACCGCTGGATACTAAAAAAAGGACTGGATCAGAAACGCGATCAGTCCTATTTCTTGTGGGGGCTCAAACAGGATGCGCTGGCCAAAACACTTTTTCCTTTGGGCAAGCTTACAAAAAAACGGGTCCGTCAGCTCTCCCGCGAAAATGACCTGCGTACGGCGGAAACCCCGGAATCACGCGAGATATGTTTTGTGACCGACGACAACTACCGTCGCTTTCTTTCGGATTATGCCGGGATCGAATCCAATCCGGGCCCGGTCTACGATGAAGATGGAAAGCAAGTCGGCGAGCACAAGGGAGTGACTGCTTATACAGTTGGCCAGAGGCGCGGACTGAATATCGCTCTGGGTTACCCGGTCTATGTCAAAAAGATCGATCCTGAAAACAACGCTATTCATATCTGCAGGGGAGACAATATCAAGTCCGCCTCATTCATGGCGGGCTCTGTAAACTGGGTTTCAACTGCTCCTCCAGCCGGTGAAATTACCTGCAAAGTCAAGATCCGCTACACAACGCGCGAATTCGAGGCAACCCTCGCTCCGGGTGATAATGATAATCTTCAGGTCCGACTGGTCGAACCCGCCTCGGCCGTAACTCCCGGGCAGTCGGCGGTCTTTTACAGCCAGGATGTCGTCCTGGCCGGTGGTATCATCCACGAAGTCCACTGA
- a CDS encoding aminotransferase class V-fold PLP-dependent enzyme produces VGSVQPIKDLASICKQKGVIFHTDAVQAAGKIPIDLASEPIDLMSTSGHKIYGPKGVGIIFIRKGVKISTWQTGGHHERSMRAGTENVPAIVGYAKAMELAQAEMAERDRRINTLAESFRSRVMAEIADVRFNGPEDNRIKSTVNLCFKGAEGEAIILNLDMRGIGVTSGSACSSGSLEPSHVLTAMGVPPEEAQSAIRFSFGKDNDLDDLDYIVDAVKEAIEKLRKMSPFYSS; encoded by the coding sequence GGTCGGATCGGTTCAGCCCATCAAAGACCTGGCCTCGATTTGCAAGCAGAAGGGTGTGATATTTCATACCGATGCTGTTCAGGCGGCGGGTAAAATCCCGATCGATCTCGCTTCCGAACCTATCGATTTGATGTCGACTTCAGGTCATAAAATATATGGCCCCAAAGGTGTGGGAATAATCTTTATCCGCAAGGGAGTCAAGATCTCCACCTGGCAGACTGGCGGTCATCATGAACGTTCTATGCGTGCCGGTACCGAAAACGTTCCCGCTATTGTCGGCTACGCCAAAGCGATGGAGTTGGCCCAGGCGGAAATGGCCGAGCGCGACCGCAGGATCAACACGCTGGCTGAGAGTTTTCGAAGCAGGGTAATGGCCGAGATAGCGGACGTGCGCTTCAACGGTCCCGAGGACAACAGGATCAAGTCGACCGTCAATCTCTGTTTCAAGGGTGCCGAGGGAGAGGCGATAATTCTCAATCTGGATATGAGGGGGATCGGTGTGACTTCAGGTTCTGCCTGCAGTTCCGGGTCTCTGGAACCATCGCATGTTCTCACGGCTATGGGAGTACCGCCCGAGGAAGCGCAGTCGGCAATCCGGTTTTCTTTTGGCAAGGATAACGATTTGGATGATCTCGACTATATCGTGGATGCGGTCAAGGAAGCGATCGAAAAACTACGCAAAATGTCGCCGTTTTATTCGTCCTGA
- a CDS encoding metal-dependent hydrolase yields the protein MLAVNYLGHSCFMLSDGSHTLIIDPFLSGNSLAETSPADVTCDYILVSHGHGDHWGDSEEIAKNNDAVVIGPNEIAVYASRRGLRMHKMHIGGGHDFPFGRIKLTIAHHGFSDGESGFDIGGSPCGFVIEIDGRKIYHAGDTGLFMDMQLIGEEGLDLAFLPIGDNFTMGIDDAVRAVDFLKPKLTVPMHYNTFELIKADPQEFCSKLKNKDYDCRVMNIGDRLEL from the coding sequence ATGCTCGCAGTCAACTACCTTGGACATTCCTGTTTTATGCTTTCGGACGGCAGTCATACTCTGATTATTGACCCATTTTTATCGGGTAATTCCCTGGCAGAGACAAGTCCGGCCGATGTCACCTGCGATTACATTTTGGTTTCTCACGGTCATGGTGATCACTGGGGCGACAGCGAGGAGATTGCCAAAAACAACGATGCCGTCGTGATTGGCCCCAATGAGATCGCTGTCTATGCTTCCCGGCGCGGGCTCAGGATGCACAAGATGCATATCGGCGGGGGACATGACTTTCCCTTCGGACGGATCAAACTGACCATCGCTCATCATGGCTTCTCCGATGGTGAATCCGGTTTCGATATCGGGGGCAGTCCCTGTGGATTTGTGATCGAGATCGACGGCAGGAAGATCTATCATGCCGGCGACACCGGCTTGTTTATGGATATGCAGTTGATCGGCGAGGAAGGTCTCGACCTGGCGTTCCTTCCAATTGGTGACAATTTCACGATGGGGATCGACGATGCGGTCCGGGCGGTCGATTTTCTCAAACCGAAGTTGACAGTGCCGATGCATTACAACACCTTCGAGCTGATCAAGGCCGACCCGCAGGAGTTCTGCTCAAAACTTAAAAATAAAGATTACGACTGCAGGGTGATGAATATCGGCGATCGGCTTGAACTTTGA
- a CDS encoding CPBP family intramembrane metalloprotease: METELAGYIKKRIVTDPAPLLRVSRTLIALVAVFATSIFISAITTIFTNIHVASILVYLLVYLLPFILIAQDKNYPLRDIIRWQNFNRVDIHLITIFGTAFVLVISNRLLEIFNRFSPAVEENIEWQRQLLDTAGEFPLGLVILSVVILPSLCEEFLFRGIIQPALIKKTGSLPGIVITSFFFAAIHVNLTAFIPLFLLGLFLGLLAFRAGTFLYSSVAHILVNGTALLASRLMNAENIKPVQNENTALVMLIILGIFTLLIVLLFRLTPKRRVGEPDMYHI, translated from the coding sequence CTGGAAACAGAATTGGCAGGTTACATAAAAAAAAGAATCGTCACAGATCCCGCTCCGCTTTTAAGGGTATCTCGTACTTTGATTGCATTGGTGGCGGTGTTCGCTACATCGATTTTTATTTCTGCAATCACTACCATATTTACTAATATTCACGTGGCGAGTATTTTAGTCTACCTGTTGGTTTACCTGTTACCATTTATTCTAATTGCACAGGATAAAAACTATCCCCTGCGGGATATCATCCGCTGGCAGAATTTTAACCGGGTCGACATACACTTGATTACCATATTCGGAACCGCATTTGTACTCGTGATCAGTAATCGACTGCTGGAAATATTCAATCGTTTCTCTCCGGCAGTAGAAGAAAACATCGAATGGCAGAGACAATTACTCGACACTGCCGGAGAATTCCCGCTCGGGTTGGTGATTCTAAGCGTGGTCATATTGCCGTCATTGTGCGAGGAATTTCTGTTCCGTGGAATTATCCAGCCTGCTTTGATTAAAAAGACCGGAAGCCTGCCAGGGATCGTGATTACGTCGTTTTTCTTTGCCGCCATCCATGTCAACCTGACGGCATTTATTCCCTTGTTTCTACTTGGCCTGTTTTTAGGCCTGCTGGCCTTTCGGGCAGGAACCTTCCTGTATTCGAGCGTAGCCCATATTCTGGTGAATGGCACCGCTTTACTGGCTTCTCGCCTGATGAATGCGGAAAATATTAAACCGGTACAAAACGAAAATACTGCGCTTGTAATGTTAATAATTTTAGGTATATTTACCCTGCTGATTGTACTATTATTTCGACTCACCCCAAAAAGAAGGGTGGGGGAGCCGGATATGTACCAT
- the cysE gene encoding serine O-acetyltransferase — MRTLIEDIKAIYRNDPAARNIEFLFYAGFWAITLHRITHFVWNLKIPLIPRIISQFTRFMTGVEVHPGATIGKGFFIDHGMGVVIGETTQIGDNCVLFHNVTLGGTGKHKKKRHPTLGNNVFVGTGATILGPVNVGNNVRIGANTFIIMHDVPDNATVVGSPGKIVILGEKRVDMPLLRTSEPKE; from the coding sequence ATGAGAACCCTGATAGAAGATATAAAAGCGATTTACAGAAACGATCCGGCCGCGCGCAATATCGAGTTTCTATTTTACGCCGGTTTCTGGGCTATTACCCTGCACCGCATTACACATTTCGTCTGGAATCTGAAAATACCCCTGATTCCGAGGATAATTTCTCAGTTCACACGCTTTATGACCGGTGTCGAGGTTCATCCCGGAGCCACGATCGGCAAAGGCTTCTTTATCGATCACGGAATGGGGGTCGTGATTGGTGAAACCACGCAGATAGGCGACAACTGCGTGCTGTTTCACAATGTCACCCTGGGCGGAACCGGCAAGCATAAAAAGAAACGTCATCCAACTCTTGGGAACAATGTCTTCGTAGGCACGGGGGCGACAATTCTGGGGCCGGTCAATGTCGGCAATAATGTCAGGATCGGCGCCAATACCTTTATTATCATGCATGATGTCCCCGATAACGCGACCGTGGTCGGTTCACCCGGAAAGATCGTCATCCTCGGCGAAAAGCGGGTGGATATGCCCCTGTTGCGTACTTCCGAACCGAAGGAGTGA